One genomic window of Sporosarcina ureae includes the following:
- the rpmE gene encoding 50S ribosomal protein L31 has translation MKAGIHPNYKLATVTCSCGNTFETGSVKEDIRVEVCSECHPFYTGRQKFATADGRVDRFNKKYGIKSEEQE, from the coding sequence ATGAAAGCAGGAATTCATCCCAATTACAAACTTGCAACAGTAACTTGCTCATGTGGCAATACATTTGAAACAGGTTCTGTAAAAGAAGATATTCGAGTGGAAGTATGCTCAGAATGTCACCCATTCTATACTGGCCGTCAGAAGTTTGCTACTGCAGATGGACGAGTTGACCGTTTCAACAAAAAATACGGCATCAAGTCAGAAGAACAAGAGTAA
- a CDS encoding L-threonylcarbamoyladenylate synthase, giving the protein MDTTQTIVDNLVDNDRIYEQAVDILNSGGIVAFPTETVYGLGAIATNEQAVQRIFEAKGRPSDNPLIVHIGKQSDVEKYATDIPEIAGILMKACWPGPLTLIMKKKPGVIADVVTAGLSTVAIRMPDHPIALALLRKLDQPLAAPSANRSGKPSPTEADHVYHDLIGRVPLILDGGETGVGLESTILDITVTPPVILRPGGITKEQLEELIGTVHMAKLPTDQTSTPRAPGMKYAHYAPEAPLFIIEPNADSIAHALETIHLQNKRVAIIGPDELYTENADWYFSTGSINSREAMASSLYKAIRQCDHTEADIILAIETDHSGIGAAVMNRLDKASDGKRFTE; this is encoded by the coding sequence GTGGACACTACACAAACAATAGTGGATAACCTAGTGGATAACGATAGAATCTATGAACAGGCTGTGGATATCCTGAATTCTGGGGGGATAGTTGCCTTCCCGACTGAAACAGTTTACGGTTTAGGAGCCATTGCGACAAATGAGCAAGCAGTACAGCGGATTTTCGAAGCAAAAGGAAGACCATCAGATAATCCGCTGATCGTACATATTGGGAAGCAGTCAGACGTAGAAAAATACGCAACTGATATTCCCGAAATTGCAGGTATATTAATGAAAGCATGTTGGCCGGGACCATTGACGTTAATTATGAAGAAAAAGCCTGGAGTCATTGCAGATGTAGTGACGGCGGGACTTAGTACGGTAGCCATCCGCATGCCTGACCACCCGATAGCATTGGCATTATTGCGCAAGCTGGATCAGCCGTTAGCGGCACCAAGTGCAAATCGTAGCGGAAAGCCAAGCCCTACGGAAGCGGATCATGTCTATCACGATTTAATCGGAAGAGTTCCGCTGATTTTGGATGGTGGAGAGACAGGGGTAGGCCTCGAATCGACCATTTTGGATATCACAGTTACACCGCCTGTCATTTTGCGTCCGGGTGGCATTACGAAAGAGCAGCTGGAAGAATTGATTGGCACCGTCCATATGGCGAAGCTACCTACAGATCAAACGTCAACACCGCGCGCGCCGGGGATGAAATATGCCCATTATGCACCTGAAGCACCGCTATTTATCATCGAGCCGAATGCAGATTCTATTGCGCATGCGTTAGAGACTATTCATCTACAAAATAAGCGAGTCGCGATCATTGGACCTGATGAGTTATACACAGAAAACGCGGATTGGTACTTTTCCACAGGTTCTATCAACAGTCGGGAAGCGATGGCATCGAGTCTCTACAAAGCGATTCGCCAATGCGATCACACAGAGGCAGATATAATCCTCGCCATTGAGACTGATCATTCGGGTATCGGTGCAGCGGTGATGAACCGTCTCGATAAAGCTTCAGACGGCAAGCGTTTCACTGAATAA
- a CDS encoding DUF2529 family protein, whose protein sequence is MKILTTQIRGLLERIAEGQEESMEETARLLAQAVVGEGRIILAAFDELAAVTATALDGVEPLDGAIRYTKELELTTADRVWLLVRKTDHPEALELARKLADQFIPFAVLAADKDDDDNELASLAYTYISTGLKKGLIPGPTGERIVQPHALAALFVYEAVKLSIDDMLADEEDGL, encoded by the coding sequence ATGAAAATATTGACTACACAAATTAGGGGTCTACTGGAAAGAATAGCAGAAGGACAAGAAGAGTCAATGGAAGAAACTGCTCGTTTATTGGCGCAAGCGGTAGTAGGCGAAGGACGAATCATCTTGGCAGCTTTTGATGAATTGGCGGCTGTTACTGCAACTGCACTAGATGGTGTCGAACCGTTAGATGGAGCTATTCGCTATACAAAAGAGTTAGAGCTGACGACGGCGGATCGCGTATGGTTACTTGTGCGAAAGACAGATCACCCCGAGGCGCTTGAGCTAGCACGGAAGCTTGCAGATCAATTCATCCCGTTTGCTGTGTTGGCTGCCGATAAGGATGATGACGATAATGAACTCGCTTCTCTTGCCTACACGTATATTTCGACAGGTTTGAAAAAAGGATTGATTCCGGGTCCTACGGGCGAAAGAATCGTACAACCCCATGCACTTGCTGCGTTGTTTGTGTATGAGGCGGTGAAGCTTTCGATTGATGATATGTTGGCGGATGAAGAAGACGGGCTTTAA
- the fsa gene encoding fructose-6-phosphate aldolase, translated as MKFFIDTANFEEIKEAHSWGIISGVTTNPSLVAKENISFHDRLKEITALVPGSVSAEVIALDAEGMIEEGRKLAALAENITVKLPMTPEGLKACSVFAAEGIKTNVTLVFSANQALLAARAGATYVSPFIGRLDDIGQNGVELIETISDIFTIHDLDTQIIAASIRHPQHITAAALAGAHIATTPFNVLQSLFAHPLTTKGIDQFLKDWETRTNK; from the coding sequence GTGAAATTTTTTATAGATACAGCCAATTTTGAGGAAATTAAAGAAGCGCATAGCTGGGGGATCATCTCTGGTGTCACGACCAACCCATCGCTTGTTGCGAAAGAAAATATTTCATTCCATGACCGCTTGAAAGAAATTACAGCACTCGTACCGGGTTCTGTCAGTGCGGAAGTAATCGCTCTAGATGCAGAAGGTATGATTGAAGAAGGGCGCAAACTTGCGGCACTTGCAGAGAACATCACGGTGAAATTACCGATGACACCTGAAGGGTTGAAAGCTTGTTCTGTATTTGCAGCAGAGGGTATCAAAACGAACGTTACTCTCGTTTTCAGTGCCAATCAAGCCTTGCTTGCAGCTCGCGCAGGTGCGACATACGTTTCACCGTTCATCGGACGTTTAGACGACATTGGCCAAAATGGCGTAGAATTAATCGAAACGATCTCGGATATCTTTACGATTCACGACTTAGATACACAAATTATCGCAGCTTCCATCAGACATCCACAGCATATTACGGCTGCCGCACTGGCAGGAGCGCATATTGCAACAACTCCATTCAACGTACTTCAGAGTCTGTTTGCACATCCATTGACAACTAAAGGAATTGACCAGTTTTTGAAGGACTGGGAAACCAGAACGAATAAGTGA
- a CDS encoding response regulator, with protein MKHLLIVDDQPGIRLLLEEIFKPTGIMTALASNGKEALEIVQKQNPDCILLDMKMPGMNGVEVLREIRTLSPDAIVMMMTAYSEIELLEDANKLGIDQHFTKPFDIFEVRDSVLKRLESLDG; from the coding sequence ATGAAGCATTTATTAATTGTGGATGACCAACCAGGGATTCGATTATTACTGGAGGAAATCTTCAAACCAACAGGAATAATGACAGCGCTTGCATCGAATGGAAAAGAAGCGTTAGAAATAGTTCAGAAACAAAATCCAGATTGTATTTTACTTGATATGAAGATGCCCGGTATGAATGGGGTCGAAGTACTACGAGAAATCCGAACCCTCTCACCTGACGCAATTGTCATGATGATGACGGCGTACAGTGAAATTGAATTACTAGAAGATGCCAACAAACTGGGTATTGATCAGCACTTTACCAAGCCGTTTGATATATTCGAAGTGCGTGATAGTGTCTTAAAAAGGTTGGAATCACTAGACGGCTGA
- a CDS encoding class II fructose-bisphosphate aldolase — translation MPLVSMKEMMIQGKEQGYAIGQFNLNNLEYTQAILQAAEEEKSPVILGVSEGAARYMGGFKTVVMMVKGLMEDYGTTVPVAIHLDHGSSFEKCKEAIEAGFTSVMIDASSKSLEENIEITKKVVDFAKQHNVSVEAELGVVGGQEDDVIADGVIYADPAECKELVEKTGIDCLAPALGSVHGPYKGEPNLGFEEMEEISQQGDIPLVLHGGTGIPTKDIQRAISLGTSKINVNTENQIQGTQVVRDVLNEDSEVYDPRKYLGPMREAIKATVIGKMREFGSSKQA, via the coding sequence ATGCCGCTGGTCTCGATGAAGGAAATGATGATTCAAGGTAAAGAGCAAGGATATGCAATCGGTCAATTTAACCTGAATAACCTGGAATATACGCAAGCGATCTTACAAGCAGCTGAAGAAGAGAAATCACCTGTTATTTTAGGTGTATCAGAAGGCGCTGCACGTTATATGGGCGGATTCAAAACAGTCGTTATGATGGTCAAAGGATTAATGGAAGACTACGGGACGACTGTGCCGGTAGCGATTCATTTGGATCATGGTTCTAGCTTTGAGAAGTGTAAAGAAGCGATCGAAGCAGGTTTCACTTCTGTTATGATTGATGCATCTTCTAAATCACTTGAAGAAAACATTGAAATCACGAAAAAAGTGGTAGATTTCGCGAAGCAACATAATGTATCGGTAGAAGCTGAACTTGGCGTAGTAGGCGGTCAAGAAGACGACGTGATTGCAGACGGCGTTATTTATGCAGATCCAGCTGAATGTAAAGAGCTTGTAGAAAAGACAGGTATAGATTGTCTGGCACCTGCACTTGGTTCTGTACATGGACCGTATAAAGGTGAACCGAATCTTGGGTTTGAAGAGATGGAAGAAATTTCACAACAAGGAGATATTCCACTTGTGTTGCACGGAGGTACAGGTATTCCGACGAAGGATATCCAACGTGCCATTTCACTTGGTACGTCTAAAATCAACGTCAACACAGAAAATCAAATTCAAGGAACACAAGTTGTGCGCGACGTCTTAAACGAAGATTCCGAAGTCTATGATCCACGTAAGTACCTTGGACCAATGCGCGAAGCGATTAAAGCTACAGTAATCGGCAAAATGCGTGAGTTTGGTAGTTCAAAGCAAGCGTAA
- the rho gene encoding transcription termination factor Rho: MTMITLADLENMTLKELYSLAKQFKITNYSKLTKKELVFAILKSRAEQEGFFFMEGVLEIIQSEGYGFLRPINYSSSSEDIYISASQIRRFDLRNGDKVTGKVRPPKENERFYGLLQVEAVNGQNPEVARERVHFPALTPLYPDRQINLETSKSNVSTRIMDLVSPVGFGQRGLIVAPPKAGKTMLLKEIANSITTNHPDAELIVLLIDERPEEVTDIERSVKADVVSSTFDEVPQNHVKVAELVLERAMRLVESKRDVIILMDSITRLARAFNLVIPPSGRTLSGGIDPAAFHRPKRFFGAARNIEEGGSLTILATALVETGSRMDEVIYEEFKGTGNMELHLDRNLAERRIFPALDIRRSGTRKEELLIPKDNLEKLWAIRKTFSDSHDFTERFMKKLSQSENNEEFFNKLNEEMKAKKGKGLI, encoded by the coding sequence ATGACAATGATTACCCTTGCGGACCTTGAGAATATGACGCTTAAAGAGTTATACTCTCTTGCAAAGCAGTTTAAGATTACCAACTATAGCAAACTGACAAAGAAAGAATTGGTCTTCGCTATATTAAAATCCCGCGCCGAACAAGAAGGCTTTTTCTTCATGGAAGGCGTCCTCGAAATTATTCAATCTGAAGGGTACGGATTCCTACGTCCTATTAATTACTCATCCAGTTCAGAAGATATCTACATCTCAGCATCCCAAATCCGTCGCTTCGATCTGCGTAACGGTGACAAAGTAACAGGTAAAGTCCGTCCGCCAAAAGAAAACGAACGTTTCTATGGTTTATTACAAGTGGAAGCGGTCAATGGGCAAAATCCGGAAGTCGCACGCGAACGCGTTCATTTCCCGGCATTGACACCTTTGTATCCGGATCGTCAAATTAATTTGGAAACGTCAAAGAGCAATGTTTCCACACGTATCATGGACCTCGTCTCGCCAGTCGGATTTGGTCAACGTGGATTAATCGTCGCTCCTCCGAAAGCCGGTAAAACGATGTTGCTGAAAGAAATCGCCAACTCGATTACAACAAATCATCCTGACGCGGAACTCATTGTACTACTGATCGACGAACGTCCAGAAGAAGTAACGGACATCGAACGTTCTGTTAAAGCAGATGTAGTCAGTTCCACATTCGATGAAGTACCTCAAAACCACGTTAAAGTGGCTGAACTCGTACTTGAGCGCGCGATGCGTCTCGTCGAAAGTAAACGCGACGTCATTATCTTAATGGACTCCATCACACGGTTGGCACGCGCATTCAACTTGGTCATCCCACCAAGCGGACGCACACTGTCTGGAGGAATCGACCCAGCGGCTTTCCACCGACCAAAGAGATTCTTTGGCGCTGCACGTAACATCGAAGAAGGCGGAAGCTTAACCATCCTTGCCACAGCCCTAGTCGAAACCGGCTCGCGCATGGACGAAGTCATCTACGAAGAATTTAAAGGAACCGGCAACATGGAGCTACACCTAGACCGTAACCTAGCCGAACGCAGAATCTTCCCAGCACTCGATATCCGTCGCTCCGGCACACGAAAAGAAGAACTACTCATTCCGAAAGACAACTTGGAAAAATTGTGGGCCATTAGAAAAACATTTTCAGATTCCCACGACTTCACCGAACGCTTCATGAAAAAATTGAGCCAGTCCGAAAACAACGAAGAATTCTTCAACAAGCTTAACGAAGAAATGAAAGCAAAAAAAGGTAAGGGACTCATCTGA
- the prmC gene encoding peptide chain release factor N(5)-glutamine methyltransferase yields the protein MTETMYESVQRAQQLLQARDMDTHAAELAMRSVTGMSRAHYVASFRESISRETYEQYWSIITELLTGKPIQYILGEESFYGYLFEVNEHVLIPRPETEELVHYALQRANQLFEDRVIQVADIGTGSGAIAVAFKKERPTANVTATDFSKKALEVAKRNAKRNEADVTFMQGDMEEPLKSQKWDIILSNPPYIAEHEKSVMSPTVYDFEPQTALFAEEDGLYFYRRLAENLLPLMNRPALIGFEIGYQQGAIVQGYLQKSFPEATVEIVQDINKKDRMIFCEIR from the coding sequence ATGACTGAGACAATGTATGAGTCTGTACAACGAGCGCAACAATTGCTTCAAGCGCGCGATATGGACACGCATGCTGCTGAACTGGCTATGCGTTCTGTCACGGGAATGAGTCGGGCTCATTATGTAGCCAGTTTCCGTGAATCTATTTCGCGTGAAACGTATGAACAATACTGGTCAATCATCACGGAATTATTGACCGGTAAACCCATTCAATATATTCTCGGTGAAGAGTCTTTTTACGGCTATTTATTCGAGGTCAATGAACATGTCTTGATTCCACGTCCTGAAACGGAAGAACTCGTCCACTATGCATTACAACGAGCGAATCAATTATTCGAGGACCGAGTTATACAAGTAGCGGATATTGGAACGGGGAGTGGAGCGATTGCTGTCGCGTTCAAAAAAGAACGACCGACTGCAAACGTAACCGCCACTGATTTCAGTAAAAAGGCGCTAGAAGTCGCAAAACGCAATGCAAAGCGCAATGAAGCGGATGTAACCTTTATGCAAGGAGATATGGAAGAACCGTTGAAATCGCAAAAATGGGATATTATCCTATCCAATCCGCCATACATCGCAGAACATGAAAAATCTGTTATGTCGCCAACTGTTTACGATTTTGAACCGCAAACGGCATTGTTCGCTGAAGAAGACGGACTCTATTTTTATCGCAGACTAGCAGAGAATCTTTTGCCTTTGATGAATCGCCCTGCGCTCATTGGTTTCGAAATTGGCTATCAGCAAGGAGCTATCGTGCAAGGTTATTTGCAAAAATCCTTTCCGGAAGCGACTGTGGAAATCGTTCAGGATATCAATAAAAAAGATCGAATGATATTTTGTGAGATTCGATGA
- a CDS encoding UDP-N-acetylglucosamine 1-carboxyvinyltransferase: protein MDVYKIKGGKRLQGTIRVSGAKNSAVALIPAAILADSPVTIAGLPEISDVYTLQALVEEIGGKVEMKDGTMIIDPTEIISMPLPNGNVKKLRASYYMMGAMLGKFKHAVIGLPGGCHLGPRPIDQHIKGFEALGAKVENEHGAIYLRADELYGAKIYLDVVSVGATINIMLAAVKAKGKTVIENAAKEPEIIDVATLLSNMGANIKGAGTNVIRIEGVETLHGTKHTIIPDRIETGTHMIMAAAIGDGITIDNVIPLHVEAVTAKLREMGVKVEVGEEQIFIPKTEKLHAVDVKTLVYPGFPTDLQQPFGVLSTQAEGSSILTDTIYPARFKQIDELRRMNADGRVEGRSAIITGPTELQAATVEATDLRAGAALLIAGLLASGETEIHEIEHIERGYGDIIEKLQNLGADINKVKVLTPSSISE from the coding sequence ATGGACGTTTATAAAATCAAAGGGGGAAAACGACTGCAAGGAACGATCAGAGTAAGTGGAGCGAAGAACAGCGCAGTGGCACTTATTCCCGCTGCTATTCTAGCTGACTCACCTGTTACAATTGCAGGTCTTCCCGAAATTTCAGATGTCTATACATTGCAGGCGCTCGTCGAAGAAATCGGCGGCAAAGTGGAAATGAAAGATGGCACGATGATTATCGATCCAACTGAAATCATTTCTATGCCATTGCCTAACGGTAACGTCAAAAAACTTCGTGCATCCTACTATATGATGGGAGCGATGCTTGGCAAGTTCAAGCATGCAGTCATCGGATTACCTGGAGGTTGTCATTTAGGGCCACGTCCGATTGATCAACACATAAAAGGCTTTGAAGCACTTGGTGCAAAAGTCGAAAATGAACATGGCGCTATTTATTTGCGTGCAGATGAGTTGTATGGCGCGAAAATTTATTTAGACGTCGTCAGCGTGGGAGCTACGATTAATATTATGCTGGCCGCTGTTAAAGCAAAAGGTAAAACAGTTATTGAAAACGCTGCGAAAGAACCTGAAATTATTGATGTTGCGACTTTGCTTTCCAATATGGGCGCGAATATTAAAGGTGCAGGAACGAACGTTATTCGAATCGAAGGCGTAGAAACCTTGCACGGTACGAAACATACAATCATTCCAGACCGTATTGAAACAGGTACACATATGATAATGGCAGCTGCAATTGGAGATGGCATCACAATCGATAATGTCATTCCGTTGCACGTTGAAGCTGTTACAGCGAAACTTCGTGAAATGGGTGTGAAAGTAGAAGTCGGTGAAGAACAGATTTTCATTCCGAAAACTGAAAAACTTCATGCCGTCGATGTGAAAACTCTCGTCTATCCGGGGTTCCCGACAGACTTGCAGCAACCATTTGGCGTTTTGTCGACACAAGCAGAAGGTTCATCCATTCTGACAGACACGATCTATCCGGCACGTTTTAAACAAATCGATGAGCTTCGTCGAATGAATGCTGACGGTAGAGTAGAAGGTCGATCAGCCATCATAACAGGACCAACAGAATTGCAAGCTGCAACAGTGGAAGCTACAGATTTACGTGCCGGCGCTGCGCTATTGATTGCGGGCTTATTAGCAAGCGGAGAAACAGAAATTCATGAAATTGAACATATTGAACGTGGATATGGCGACATTATTGAGAAGCTGCAAAATCTCGGTGCCGATATCAATAAAGTAAAAGTGCTCACTCCATCTTCAATTTCTGAGTGA
- the glpX gene encoding class II fructose-bisphosphatase produces the protein MERSLSMELVRVTEAAAVAAARWMGRGLKNEADDAATEAMRTVFDTIPMEGVVVIGEGEMDEAPMLYIGEELGTGHGPAVDIAVDPVEGTNIVAAGGWNALAVLAVADKGNLLNAPDMYMDKIAVGPEAVGKIDIDASVTDNLKAVAKAKNKSVSDLVASVLNRERHAAIIEEIREAGARIKLIEDGDVAAAINTAFDDTGVDILFGRGGAPEGVIAAVGLKCLGGEIQGRLVPSNDEERERCIKMGIDVDKVLMMDDLVKGDDCIFAATGVTDGELMDGVQFKGSYCRTQSIVMRSKSGTIRFVEGRHSMKKKPLLVMQD, from the coding sequence ATGGAACGTAGTTTATCAATGGAATTAGTACGTGTAACAGAGGCAGCAGCCGTTGCGGCAGCCCGTTGGATGGGACGCGGTTTAAAGAACGAAGCAGATGACGCGGCAACAGAAGCTATGCGTACGGTATTCGATACAATTCCTATGGAAGGCGTAGTCGTTATTGGTGAAGGTGAAATGGACGAAGCGCCTATGCTGTATATCGGTGAAGAGCTTGGAACAGGCCACGGACCTGCTGTAGATATCGCTGTTGATCCAGTCGAAGGTACGAATATTGTAGCAGCAGGTGGATGGAACGCATTAGCAGTTCTTGCTGTTGCAGATAAAGGCAACTTGCTAAATGCACCGGATATGTACATGGACAAAATCGCAGTAGGACCTGAAGCGGTTGGTAAAATTGACATCGACGCAAGCGTTACAGATAACTTAAAGGCTGTAGCAAAAGCGAAAAATAAATCTGTATCTGACTTAGTAGCATCTGTCTTGAATCGTGAACGCCACGCAGCAATCATCGAAGAAATTCGTGAAGCGGGTGCACGTATTAAATTGATCGAAGATGGCGACGTAGCAGCTGCTATTAACACAGCGTTCGATGATACAGGTGTGGATATTTTATTCGGTAGAGGCGGTGCTCCTGAAGGGGTAATCGCAGCGGTCGGATTGAAATGTCTTGGCGGAGAAATCCAAGGGCGTCTCGTTCCTTCAAATGATGAAGAGAGAGAACGTTGCATCAAAATGGGCATCGACGTAGACAAAGTGCTAATGATGGACGATTTGGTAAAAGGAGACGACTGTATTTTCGCAGCAACTGGTGTAACAGACGGCGAATTGATGGATGGCGTACAGTTTAAAGGTTCGTACTGCCGAACTCAGTCGATCGTTATGCGCTCGAAATCAGGAACTATTCGTTTCGTAGAAGGTCGCCACAGCATGAAGAAAAAACCTCTTCTCGTAATGCAAGACTAA
- a CDS encoding thymidine kinase → MYVSMQGGWMEVICGSMFSGKSEELIRRIRRAEFAKQKIAVFKPAIDDRYSEEAVVSHDGTSTIANPISKASEILDLVSDDFDVVAIDEAQFFDKDIIDVAIALADRGFRVIIAGLDQDFRGEPFGPMPELMAVAELVTKLQAVCTVCGSPSSRTQRLIDGQPACQDDPIILVGASEAYEPRCRQHHQVPVSRAQHAK, encoded by the coding sequence ATGTACGTTTCAATGCAAGGCGGCTGGATGGAAGTCATCTGCGGCAGTATGTTTTCAGGTAAATCGGAGGAGCTCATTCGCCGCATTCGTCGCGCGGAATTTGCCAAACAAAAGATTGCGGTATTCAAACCAGCGATTGACGATAGGTATAGTGAGGAAGCTGTTGTCAGCCATGATGGCACGTCAACTATTGCCAATCCCATTTCCAAAGCGAGCGAAATACTGGACCTCGTATCAGATGATTTCGATGTGGTCGCCATTGATGAAGCTCAATTTTTCGACAAAGATATTATAGATGTCGCGATCGCACTTGCTGATCGCGGATTTCGCGTGATCATTGCAGGACTCGATCAAGACTTCAGAGGTGAACCGTTCGGGCCGATGCCGGAGTTAATGGCAGTGGCCGAACTGGTAACAAAACTTCAAGCGGTCTGTACCGTTTGTGGATCACCTTCAAGCCGAACGCAACGATTAATAGATGGACAACCTGCATGCCAAGATGATCCTATCATTCTTGTCGGTGCATCCGAAGCGTACGAACCACGTTGCCGTCAGCACCACCAAGTACCCGTCAGTCGTGCGCAGCATGCAAAATAA
- the prfA gene encoding peptide chain release factor 1 produces MFDRLQAVEDRYDRLNELLSDPEIVNDLDKLRNYSKEQSDLQDTVEVYREYKSVYTQYNHAKEMQDEPLDDEMKELVKMEIDELEDRIESLEEQLKVLLIPKDPNDNKSVIMEIRGAAGGDEAALFASSLYRMYTRYAEMNHWKVEVIDSSPTELGGFKEIIFMIDGKGAYSKLKYENGAHRVQRVPETESGGRTHTSTATVACLPEAEEVEIEIHDKDIRTDTFASSGPGGQSVNTTMSAVRLTHLPTGTTVSIQDEKSQIKNKEKAMKVLRARVYDKFMQEVQAEYDEKRKTAVGSGDRSERIRTYNFPQNRVTDHRIGLTIQKLDQIIEGKLDEVIDALIIEEQAHRLESLDRND; encoded by the coding sequence ATGTTCGATAGACTACAAGCAGTGGAAGACCGGTATGATCGACTCAATGAACTACTTAGTGACCCGGAAATTGTCAATGATCTAGATAAATTACGAAACTATTCAAAAGAACAATCTGATTTACAAGACACGGTCGAAGTATACCGTGAATACAAAAGTGTCTACACTCAATATAACCATGCGAAAGAAATGCAAGATGAGCCACTTGATGACGAAATGAAAGAATTAGTCAAAATGGAAATCGATGAACTCGAAGACCGTATCGAGTCGCTTGAAGAACAATTAAAAGTATTATTAATTCCCAAAGACCCGAATGACAATAAAAGTGTCATCATGGAAATCCGAGGCGCTGCAGGTGGAGACGAGGCGGCCTTATTTGCCAGTAGTTTATATCGTATGTATACACGCTACGCGGAAATGAATCATTGGAAAGTGGAAGTGATCGATTCATCACCAACTGAACTTGGCGGATTCAAAGAAATTATTTTCATGATCGATGGCAAAGGTGCTTATTCCAAGTTGAAGTACGAAAACGGAGCGCACCGCGTGCAACGTGTACCGGAAACGGAATCAGGTGGACGAACACATACGTCGACTGCTACCGTTGCGTGCTTGCCCGAAGCAGAAGAAGTAGAAATTGAGATTCATGACAAAGATATCCGTACCGATACATTCGCTTCATCGGGACCGGGCGGACAATCCGTCAACACGACCATGTCTGCAGTGCGCCTTACGCATTTGCCGACTGGGACGACGGTATCGATTCAAGACGAAAAATCCCAAATCAAAAATAAAGAAAAAGCGATGAAAGTCTTGCGTGCGCGTGTCTACGATAAGTTTATGCAAGAAGTGCAAGCGGAATACGATGAAAAGCGGAAAACGGCCGTTGGATCAGGGGATCGTTCTGAGCGCATTCGCACATACAACTTCCCGCAAAATCGTGTGACTGACCACCGAATCGGCTTGACCATCCAAAAACTCGATCAGATTATAGAAGGGAAATTGGATGAAGTAATTGATGCATTGATTATAGAAGAACAAGCACATCGCTTGGAAAGTTTGGATCGCAATGACTGA
- a CDS encoding stage II sporulation protein R, translating to MLQDYPINQQPTHTSKLLAFIEFVLILLTIQAVLLVFGQQAATGEATQFRVLANSNTVADQQVKRNVQEKIAPLLEQAINQSTNMQQINDKLQILEPTLLEIAKAEGNGAHVTLERSAAVIPPKRVGYFIQPQDVYDAYVVKIGAGRGDNWWCSLFPNVCFPEEATVNETEEEAVTFFIWEWIKSLFE from the coding sequence ATGTTACAAGATTATCCGATTAACCAACAACCGACTCATACTTCGAAACTATTGGCGTTTATAGAATTTGTACTTATATTACTTACTATTCAAGCGGTGTTACTTGTATTCGGTCAGCAGGCAGCTACAGGTGAAGCGACGCAATTTCGCGTTCTCGCAAACTCTAATACGGTAGCAGATCAACAAGTGAAACGAAATGTACAAGAGAAAATTGCACCATTACTTGAGCAGGCGATCAATCAATCTACGAACATGCAGCAAATCAATGATAAACTTCAAATATTAGAGCCGACGCTTCTTGAAATCGCAAAAGCAGAAGGGAACGGCGCGCACGTAACGCTCGAGCGCAGTGCCGCAGTGATTCCACCAAAACGAGTAGGGTATTTTATTCAGCCTCAAGATGTTTACGATGCATATGTCGTGAAAATCGGTGCGGGTCGTGGGGATAATTGGTGGTGTTCATTGTTTCCGAATGTTTGCTTCCCGGAAGAAGCTACAGTGAATGAAACAGAAGAAGAAGCTGTTACATTCTTCATTTGGGAGTGGATAAAGTCACTGTTCGAATGA